The Mesorhizobium koreense genome includes a window with the following:
- a CDS encoding flagellar hook-length control protein FliK, with protein sequence MPGIAIQPSFPIAGTSAVRKAPPASDDRFSHALHEKPKAPAHADRTPGKATKADAADDSDGAHETAPRNNDKDDKIGQPEHAKDDSAEDGDKKKGKGDPDGSTLPPHMMAERTLASQWPGPDAAAEAKNNTATAGTPSDSSDPAIPTTVTVQAPHPAGSTLPGFAQPGGAQPATTFPIQGLAAQVGKDGGTGGAAPVQTVPTTANPAQNGVSVIAATTAETGNTAPASVSAALMAKISATQHGGGPGGSPQGAGGTASTSATTTQADTVAQIPQAATGQDSGNASADPDGQGGDGQPNKAAQNTAQPAAGAKGDTAAGPLPTAQMVPSSGSATSFAGALQQNGALARYTASAAAALATGTPANALPVQSLSIQLRPVELGSVTAHLKYAGSGLTIDIQVETPEAHRRLSNDSSDIVKSLQSLGFQVDKVSVRQAPAQPQTQSQGQPQQGQGQAQGQATGRDGSAGGFANQGDSPFSMSGQSGGNGHRQGSENGYENASERGIGMVRETADRLSLRGVFI encoded by the coding sequence ATGCCGGGCATCGCAATCCAGCCGAGCTTCCCTATTGCCGGCACATCGGCCGTTCGCAAGGCCCCGCCAGCGTCCGACGACCGCTTCTCCCATGCCTTGCACGAGAAGCCGAAAGCGCCCGCGCATGCCGACAGGACGCCGGGCAAGGCCACAAAAGCCGATGCAGCAGACGATAGCGATGGCGCCCACGAGACCGCTCCGCGCAACAACGACAAGGACGACAAGATCGGCCAACCCGAGCACGCGAAGGACGACAGCGCCGAGGACGGCGATAAAAAGAAGGGCAAGGGCGACCCGGACGGCAGCACCCTCCCCCCGCATATGATGGCGGAACGGACGCTTGCCAGCCAATGGCCCGGCCCAGACGCGGCAGCCGAGGCTAAGAATAATACGGCCACGGCCGGCACGCCGTCCGACAGTTCCGATCCGGCCATCCCAACCACCGTCACCGTCCAGGCGCCCCATCCCGCCGGCTCGACCCTGCCCGGCTTTGCTCAGCCCGGCGGCGCCCAGCCTGCAACGACGTTCCCGATACAGGGTCTGGCGGCGCAGGTGGGCAAGGACGGCGGAACGGGAGGGGCCGCACCTGTGCAAACAGTGCCGACCACCGCCAATCCGGCGCAGAACGGCGTTTCGGTCATCGCAGCAACCACGGCGGAAACCGGCAACACCGCTCCGGCCAGCGTGTCCGCCGCTCTCATGGCCAAGATCTCCGCCACGCAGCACGGAGGCGGTCCGGGCGGTTCTCCTCAGGGAGCAGGCGGCACGGCCTCCACTTCCGCCACGACTACGCAAGCCGACACCGTGGCGCAAATCCCGCAGGCAGCCACCGGCCAGGATTCCGGCAACGCCAGCGCCGATCCGGACGGACAGGGCGGCGATGGCCAACCGAACAAAGCGGCGCAAAACACCGCGCAGCCAGCTGCCGGTGCCAAGGGCGATACGGCCGCCGGCCCGCTGCCGACGGCCCAGATGGTTCCGTCCTCCGGCAGCGCGACATCTTTCGCCGGCGCGCTTCAACAGAACGGCGCGCTTGCCCGCTATACGGCGAGCGCCGCGGCCGCCCTCGCGACCGGAACGCCGGCCAATGCGCTTCCCGTCCAGTCGCTCAGCATCCAGCTGCGGCCGGTCGAACTCGGCTCCGTCACGGCTCACCTGAAATATGCCGGAAGCGGCCTGACGATCGATATCCAGGTCGAGACACCGGAGGCCCACCGCCGCCTCTCCAACGACAGCTCCGATATCGTCAAGTCACTGCAATCGCTTGGCTTTCAGGTCGATAAAGTGAGCGTGCGCCAGGCACCGGCACAGCCGCAGACCCAATCGCAGGGTCAGCCCCAGCAAGGGCAAGGACAGGCCCAAGGTCAGGCAACCGGGCGCGACGGCTCGGCCGGCGGCTTCGCCAATCAGGGCGATTCGCCTTTCTCCATGTCGGGGCAATCGGGGGGCAACGGACATCGGCAAGGCTCGGAGAACGGATATGAGAACGCATCGGAACGCGGCATCGGCATGGTTCGCGAGACGGCTGATCGTCTGTCTCTGCGCGGCGTTTTTATCTAG
- a CDS encoding chemotaxis protein MotC: MSRPGAHPATLAVAILLAMPFSGRAEAQEKFDLEPYRLVRSLELVQDRIASGDEAALPMQRKLLEMIDAKFLATPPAGFDDRRNFDALLVYAISGGNPSTIETVVSRLDLKPPRAALGAGILGYVRGRPAEAEKALHDIDPLTQPIELGAYLALIKGSVAAAEDSAAALKLFDEARLLGPGSLVEEAALRRSIMIALKMRDAALFLDYSEQYVRRFLHSPYASQFADAFVIGVVDMHDGIDLDKVAATLNEMDADRRKFIYLRLARKSAIDGLTDLTAFAARMAETRDDPRSKTNDPRVLLYSSIASVASGSAGAVATQLAAIDRSRLSEGDQQLLDAARAVAEKVIAIPNVPPAPAKVEEDDNTTAKVAPSHQDMPAGLATTKQAAPPAGPDATAMEASRKIVTDTRRKLAAIDELLKETE, translated from the coding sequence GTGTCGCGGCCGGGAGCACATCCGGCAACGCTCGCCGTGGCGATCCTGCTTGCGATGCCCTTCTCCGGCCGCGCCGAAGCTCAGGAAAAATTCGACCTCGAACCCTATCGGCTGGTGCGCTCGCTTGAGCTGGTGCAGGACCGCATCGCCAGCGGCGACGAGGCCGCCCTTCCCATGCAGCGCAAACTTCTCGAAATGATCGACGCAAAATTCCTGGCGACACCGCCGGCGGGCTTCGATGACCGGCGTAATTTCGATGCGCTTCTCGTCTATGCGATCTCGGGCGGCAACCCCTCGACGATTGAGACCGTCGTCTCGCGCCTCGACCTGAAACCGCCCCGCGCGGCGCTCGGCGCCGGCATCCTCGGCTATGTGCGCGGCCGCCCGGCGGAAGCGGAAAAGGCGCTGCACGACATCGACCCGCTGACCCAGCCGATCGAACTCGGCGCCTATCTGGCGCTCATCAAGGGATCGGTCGCGGCCGCCGAGGATTCCGCCGCCGCGCTCAAGCTGTTCGATGAAGCGCGGCTGCTCGGACCCGGATCACTGGTGGAGGAAGCAGCACTCCGCCGCTCCATCATGATCGCGCTGAAGATGCGCGACGCCGCTCTCTTCCTCGACTACTCCGAGCAATATGTTCGCCGTTTCCTGCACTCGCCCTATGCCAGCCAGTTCGCAGACGCCTTCGTCATCGGCGTGGTGGACATGCATGACGGGATCGATCTCGACAAGGTCGCCGCGACGCTGAACGAGATGGATGCCGACCGGCGCAAGTTCATCTATCTCCGCCTCGCCCGCAAAAGCGCGATAGACGGCCTGACCGACCTCACCGCCTTCGCGGCGCGGATGGCCGAAACCCGCGACGATCCACGTTCGAAAACAAACGACCCGCGCGTGCTGCTCTATTCCAGCATCGCTTCCGTTGCCTCCGGTTCGGCCGGAGCGGTGGCCACGCAACTGGCGGCGATCGACCGCAGCCGCTTGAGCGAAGGCGACCAGCAATTGCTCGATGCGGCACGCGCCGTTGCCGAGAAGGTGATCGCCATCCCAAACGTGCCGCCCGCTCCCGCGAAAGTCGAGGAGGACGACAACACGACGGCCAAGGTCGCGCCGTCCCATCAGGATATGCCTGCCGGCCTCGCCACCACCAAACAGGCGGCTCCGCCGGCCGGTCCCGATGCGACCGCGATGGAAGCATCCCGAAAGATCGTGACCGATACGCGACGGAAACTCGCCGCCATAGACGAACTGCTCAAGGAGACCGAATGA
- a CDS encoding MotB family protein, which produces MSLDADGLKHQEIIIVRRGGYDEDEGHHGGVWKIAFADFMTAMMCFFLVMWLINAANEQTRAALASYFNPVKLVDRNTSRKGLDDPAKTPGDPETAPKKDTHETDKPTSARDALTGPSKRENSLDESDTRRHSDKNLFADPYSVLAEIAGETGTLQNTSAKGDGGAQDSGPSTGASGGQTYRDPFAPNFWSEQVDAPKESAETARSGSAEKRERAGGAAEGEKKGRETASRMTAAAEAAAKVDAEAKAGREEAIKSENAEAAQKAAVRREATQNGPATEPGSAKAGTKVAEVKPAAGEVEKPEKATDAASKAANDKLVADIRGELAGSFGSNDPVYKGLTVTETDRGVLISVSDQSNFGMFEIGSAVPNRDTVLAMEKISKILSTHKGKIRIDGHTDGRPFKSDTYDNWRLSTARAQTAYYMLVRAGLDEKRVMEVAGFADRKLKVKDDPYADANRRIEILLETN; this is translated from the coding sequence ATGAGCCTCGATGCCGACGGCCTGAAACATCAGGAGATCATCATAGTCCGCCGCGGCGGATATGACGAGGACGAGGGCCACCATGGCGGCGTCTGGAAGATCGCCTTCGCCGATTTCATGACGGCGATGATGTGTTTCTTTCTGGTCATGTGGCTGATCAACGCGGCCAACGAGCAGACCAGGGCGGCACTCGCCAGCTATTTCAATCCGGTCAAGCTCGTCGACCGCAACACGTCACGCAAAGGCCTCGACGACCCGGCCAAGACACCGGGCGATCCGGAGACGGCCCCCAAAAAGGATACACACGAGACTGATAAACCCACTTCGGCCCGCGATGCCCTGACCGGACCATCCAAGCGCGAGAACTCGCTCGACGAATCGGATACCCGTCGCCATTCCGACAAGAACCTGTTTGCCGACCCCTATTCCGTGCTCGCCGAGATCGCCGGCGAAACCGGCACACTGCAGAACACCAGCGCCAAGGGCGACGGCGGCGCGCAGGATTCCGGTCCGTCCACCGGTGCGTCGGGCGGCCAGACCTACCGCGACCCGTTTGCGCCGAATTTCTGGTCGGAACAGGTCGACGCGCCGAAGGAAAGCGCCGAAACGGCCCGTTCCGGCTCGGCCGAAAAACGCGAGCGGGCCGGCGGCGCGGCCGAGGGTGAGAAGAAGGGCCGGGAAACGGCCAGCAGGATGACCGCCGCCGCCGAAGCCGCGGCCAAGGTAGACGCCGAGGCCAAAGCCGGACGCGAAGAAGCCATCAAGTCGGAGAACGCAGAAGCTGCACAAAAGGCGGCCGTCCGAAGGGAAGCCACGCAGAACGGCCCGGCCACGGAGCCAGGCTCCGCCAAAGCAGGTACAAAGGTCGCGGAGGTGAAGCCGGCAGCCGGGGAAGTCGAGAAGCCTGAAAAGGCGACCGATGCGGCATCGAAGGCGGCAAACGACAAACTCGTCGCCGACATCCGCGGCGAGCTTGCCGGCAGCTTCGGCAGCAACGACCCGGTCTATAAGGGCCTGACGGTGACGGAAACCGACAGGGGCGTCCTCATCTCGGTAAGCGACCAGTCGAATTTCGGTATGTTCGAGATCGGCTCGGCGGTTCCGAACCGTGACACCGTGCTCGCCATGGAAAAGATTTCGAAGATCCTGAGCACGCATAAGGGCAAAATCCGCATCGACGGCCACACCGACGGGCGCCCTTTCAAGAGCGATACCTACGACAATTGGCGGCTTTCCACCGCACGCGCCCAGACCGCCTACTACATGCTGGTGCGCGCCGGGCTGGACGAGAAACGTGTGATGGAAGTCGCCGGCTTCGCCGACCGCAAACTGAAGGTCAAGGACGACCCCTATGCGGATGCCAACCGCCGCATCGAGATCCTGCTGGAGACAAACTAG